A genomic segment from Peribacillus sp. ACCC06369 encodes:
- a CDS encoding GntR family transcriptional regulator has product MEDKNKNPSKKQIAYEHLRKLILDGTYGSGQRIIIDQTAKELSLSPIPVREAIRQLESDGLIQYKPYSGAVVTSINESEYIETLSVLSLLEGYAAALSSLTMNDHDFENLIKLNKEMEKALHNFELELFGKLNECFHAEIYERCGNSFLIEEIKQAQQRMNRVRKSMFTMVPQRAVQSIFEHESIIKLLKEKASFEDIESLVRKHKLNAISTFKQRSETNHDQAL; this is encoded by the coding sequence ATGGAAGATAAAAACAAAAACCCCAGCAAAAAGCAAATTGCTTATGAACACCTTCGTAAATTAATTTTGGATGGAACATACGGTTCTGGACAGCGGATCATTATCGATCAAACGGCAAAAGAACTTAGTTTAAGTCCGATTCCTGTCAGGGAAGCAATCAGACAACTTGAATCTGACGGCCTTATTCAATATAAGCCTTATAGTGGAGCAGTGGTTACAAGCATAAATGAGAGCGAATACATTGAAACTCTTTCTGTTTTATCTTTGCTTGAAGGCTATGCAGCCGCACTCAGTTCTTTAACGATGAATGATCATGATTTTGAAAATCTAATTAAATTAAACAAAGAAATGGAAAAAGCCCTCCATAACTTTGAATTAGAGCTGTTTGGTAAGTTAAACGAGTGTTTTCATGCTGAAATTTATGAAAGGTGCGGAAATTCCTTTTTAATTGAGGAAATTAAACAGGCGCAACAAAGAATGAATAGAGTCAGAAAGTCAATGTTCACCATGGTGCCGCAACGCGCAGTCCAATCCATTTTTGAACATGAAAGCATCATAAAGCTTTTAAAGGAAAAAGCGTCTTTTGAAGATATTGAATCATTGGTGAGAAAGCATAAACTGAATGCCATAAGTACATTCAAGCAGAGGTCGGAAACTAATCACGATCAGGCACTTTGA
- the hpaI gene encoding 2,4-dihydroxyhept-2-ene-1,7-dioic acid aldolase encodes MYEEIKSRLRGSIAPVITPFDDKMEVDVKAIENLVNWHIESGSHGISVCGTTGEPSSLTIEERELVMETAIKTANSRVPVAPGTGSANQKETLHLTKRAQEMGADAALVIVPYYNKPNQQALYNHFKTVADSVDIPLIVYNIPGRTATNLEVKTLARLAEDCKNIIGVKESNKDFEHVNRVLLNCGRDFLLYSGIELLCYPMLAIGGAGHISATANITPKEVAEIYNHWVEGDVNKALDLHYKLMPLNDVLFKETNPGPLKAAMGMMGKINPALRPPMGPPSEPLEKELRETLQSYGLIDQVIGS; translated from the coding sequence ATGTACGAAGAAATCAAAAGCCGTTTAAGAGGATCCATCGCTCCTGTAATCACTCCGTTTGATGACAAGATGGAAGTGGATGTAAAAGCAATTGAAAATCTGGTAAACTGGCATATTGAAAGCGGTTCCCATGGAATCTCGGTATGCGGGACTACAGGCGAGCCCAGTTCTCTAACGATTGAGGAGCGGGAATTAGTGATGGAAACGGCCATTAAAACAGCAAATTCCCGTGTTCCAGTAGCTCCTGGTACTGGATCTGCTAATCAGAAAGAAACGTTGCATTTGACAAAAAGGGCACAGGAAATGGGGGCGGATGCTGCTTTAGTGATCGTTCCATATTACAATAAGCCAAATCAACAGGCACTTTACAATCATTTTAAGACAGTAGCTGATTCTGTTGACATCCCGCTTATCGTTTATAACATTCCTGGAAGAACGGCGACGAATTTAGAAGTGAAGACATTGGCACGCCTTGCTGAAGATTGTAAAAATATTATTGGTGTAAAGGAATCTAATAAGGATTTCGAACATGTGAACCGTGTCTTATTGAATTGTGGAAGGGATTTTCTCTTATATTCAGGCATAGAATTATTATGCTATCCAATGCTGGCTATAGGAGGAGCTGGACATATAAGTGCTACAGCCAATATCACTCCTAAAGAAGTGGCGGAAATTTATAACCATTGGGTGGAAGGTGATGTGAATAAGGCTCTGGACCTCCATTATAAATTAATGCCATTGAATGATGTTTTGTTTAAAGAAACAAATCCAGGACCTTTAAAAGCAGCGATGGGGATGATGGGAAAAATCAATCCTGCATTAAGGCCGCCTATGGGCCCGCCTTCGGAACCATTAGAAAAGGAACTGCGTGAAACCCTTCAATCATACGGACTTATTGACCAAGTGATCGGCTCATAA
- the hpaD gene encoding 3,4-dihydroxyphenylacetate 2,3-dioxygenase, producing the protein MNFSIIRVARTILNVTDLDKSRAFYVDALGFVETERTNEHIYLRGLEEAHHHSLILKKAKKPSVEAIGYKVEKEEDLKELESFFLSKGMKMKWMKEGTQHALGKSLRVQDISGLPVEFFSKMDKAERLLQRFDLHRGSRVQRIDHVNCSVTNVQKAHDFYVKELGFACSEDTVDESGQLWATWLHRKQTVHDQAFMNGIGPRLHHVGFFLPDPLALIHACDVLASLGYAQSIERGPGRHGLSNAFFLYLRDPDGHRIELYNGDYLTSDPDTEPIHWDLNDPRRQTFWGAKAPDSWFDEASAVLDIISGEEVTLEEPILEKSKPEFII; encoded by the coding sequence ATGAATTTTTCTATTATTCGTGTTGCGAGAACGATACTTAATGTAACAGATTTAGATAAATCAAGGGCCTTTTATGTGGATGCTTTAGGTTTTGTTGAAACGGAAAGAACAAATGAACACATTTATTTACGTGGTTTAGAGGAAGCGCATCATCACTCGCTTATCTTGAAAAAGGCAAAAAAGCCAAGCGTTGAAGCGATAGGATACAAAGTTGAAAAAGAGGAAGACCTTAAAGAATTGGAATCTTTTTTCCTTTCAAAGGGGATGAAAATGAAGTGGATGAAAGAAGGAACACAGCATGCATTAGGCAAATCGCTTCGAGTTCAGGATATTTCCGGATTGCCAGTGGAATTTTTCAGCAAAATGGATAAAGCCGAGAGATTGCTGCAACGATTCGATTTGCATAGGGGTTCAAGGGTCCAAAGGATCGATCATGTGAATTGTAGTGTAACAAATGTGCAAAAAGCCCATGATTTTTATGTGAAGGAATTAGGTTTTGCCTGTTCGGAAGATACTGTTGATGAGTCGGGTCAATTATGGGCGACATGGCTACATAGAAAACAAACGGTCCATGACCAGGCATTCATGAACGGAATCGGTCCAAGACTTCATCATGTAGGCTTCTTTCTGCCAGATCCCCTTGCACTTATCCATGCATGTGATGTGCTGGCATCACTCGGATATGCACAGTCCATCGAACGCGGCCCCGGAAGACATGGCCTATCCAATGCATTTTTCCTATATTTAAGAGACCCGGACGGTCATAGGATCGAATTATACAATGGGGATTACTTAACGTCCGACCCAGATACAGAACCAATCCATTGGGATTTGAATGATCCAAGGCGTCAGACATTCTGGGGAGCCAAAGCTCCGGATTCATGGTTTGATGAGGCTTCCGCTGTTCTTGATATTATATCAGGTGAAGAAGTTACTCTTGAAGAACCGATCCTGGAAAAAAGCAAGCCTGAATTCATCATCTGA
- the hpaE gene encoding 5-carboxymethyl-2-hydroxymuconate semialdehyde dehydrogenase, whose product MPTYPVQDVQHYINGQFVDGTSGKTFENLSPFNNQVINIVAEGFKQDIDLAVAAAKDAFDNGPWRKMKVEERLKYINRIADLIEENAEEISYLESLDTGLPISQTKKQAARGAENFRFYSEMVKSRLIGESYQVDDTFINYTIHKPIGVAGLITPWNAPFMLETWKIAPALATGNTCVLKPAEWSPLTANKLAQIVDQSGLPKGVFNIVHGFGETAGASLVAHPDVQLISFTGETTTGAEIIKNGADTMKRFSMELGGKSPAIIFEDADLEKAMDSVVWGIYSFNGERCTANSRLFVHESIIDQFVAELKERVHNIKIGNPMEAGTEIGPLIHRNHFDNVSRYLDIAKDEGAEIVSGVIPGEFKEGNFIAPTLLLNCTNDMTVAQEEIFGPVMAVIPFKTEKEVLKMANDVKYGLAAYVWTNDMKRGHRFAQAVDSGMVWVNSQNVRDLRIPFGGSKYSGVGREGGHYSFEFYTETQVIHVAIGEHHIPKFGDSKRNAVSSAEK is encoded by the coding sequence ATGCCAACTTATCCCGTGCAAGATGTCCAACATTACATCAATGGTCAATTTGTTGATGGTACCTCAGGGAAAACATTTGAAAATCTTAGCCCTTTTAATAATCAAGTAATCAATATTGTGGCAGAAGGGTTTAAACAGGACATTGATCTAGCGGTAGCTGCTGCAAAAGATGCATTCGATAACGGTCCATGGAGAAAGATGAAAGTGGAAGAAAGATTGAAATACATTAATAGGATTGCTGATTTAATTGAAGAAAATGCCGAAGAAATTTCCTACTTGGAATCACTTGATACAGGGTTGCCGATTAGCCAGACAAAAAAACAGGCTGCAAGGGGAGCGGAGAATTTCCGTTTTTATTCTGAAATGGTGAAAAGCAGGCTTATAGGAGAATCGTATCAAGTGGATGACACTTTCATTAATTATACGATTCATAAACCGATAGGAGTGGCGGGATTGATCACTCCTTGGAATGCGCCTTTCATGTTAGAAACCTGGAAGATCGCCCCGGCTCTGGCTACAGGTAATACATGTGTCCTTAAACCGGCGGAATGGTCTCCGTTGACAGCTAATAAATTGGCTCAAATCGTGGACCAATCCGGTTTGCCAAAAGGCGTATTCAATATCGTTCACGGTTTTGGGGAGACAGCAGGAGCGTCCTTGGTCGCCCATCCTGATGTCCAATTGATATCCTTTACCGGAGAAACGACTACTGGCGCTGAAATCATTAAAAATGGTGCGGATACAATGAAACGTTTTTCCATGGAACTCGGAGGTAAATCACCAGCTATCATTTTTGAAGATGCCGATCTGGAAAAGGCCATGGATTCAGTGGTTTGGGGAATCTATTCATTCAATGGGGAGCGCTGCACGGCTAATTCCAGGTTATTTGTCCATGAATCGATAATAGACCAGTTCGTTGCAGAATTGAAGGAACGTGTTCATAATATCAAAATTGGAAATCCAATGGAAGCAGGAACGGAAATTGGACCGCTGATCCATCGGAATCATTTTGATAATGTCTCCCGTTATCTGGATATAGCAAAAGATGAAGGGGCAGAAATTGTAAGCGGTGTCATACCGGGTGAATTTAAAGAAGGGAATTTTATCGCCCCGACGCTTCTCTTGAACTGTACAAATGATATGACGGTAGCACAGGAAGAAATTTTTGGACCTGTCATGGCAGTCATTCCTTTCAAGACGGAAAAGGAAGTACTGAAAATGGCCAACGATGTAAAGTATGGGCTTGCTGCTTATGTATGGACCAATGATATGAAACGAGGACATAGATTTGCTCAAGCTGTCGATAGTGGGATGGTCTGGGTGAATTCTCAAAATGTAAGAGATTTACGGATACCATTTGGAGGATCGAAATATAGTGGGGTTGGACGTGAAGGTGGCCATTATAGCTTTGAATTTTATACAGAAACACAAGTTATCCACGTGGCGATTGGAGAACACCATATTCCAAAATTCGGGGATTCGAAACGAAATGCCGTTTCTTCTGCTGAAAAATAA